Proteins encoded by one window of Xylella fastidiosa:
- a CDS encoding BolA family protein — translation MDAETIRKLIESGLPQARADVRGEDGVHFEATVICEAFRGKGPLARHRMVYASIGDLMGGAVHALQLKTLTPDEE, via the coding sequence TTGGACGCTGAAACTATTCGTAAACTTATTGAGTCTGGTTTACCGCAGGCCCGTGCTGATGTGCGTGGTGAGGATGGTGTTCATTTTGAGGCTACGGTGATTTGTGAGGCTTTTCGCGGTAAGGGACCGTTGGCCCGTCACCGTATGGTGTATGCGTCCATCGGTGATTTGATGGGGGGAGCGGTTCACGCGTTACAGCTTAAAACGTTGACTCCTGATGAGGAGTGA
- a CDS encoding UDP-3-O-(3-hydroxymyristoyl)glucosamine N-acyltransferase, which translates to MNDTFDYIFGYALSTALARYWVNPDGSQGGIVSIDAKIDASVMIGKDAVVFPDANIAERACIAEKVCIGNAVRIGKHAMIDHGASIGDRSNIGERSRIYQDSFIGENAVIAARACIGEKVYIGNFVSLAKDSIIDDGVNIGERSSIGERTRIRQGSFIRKGCVIRQRSVIAKRAYIDEGVYIGNVVRIGEESMIHRRSRIGSGARIGGSVCIGVYCRIDGSVRIGQHADIGEWVNIDGHARIGNFARIGEWSRIGGRANIAAHVVLEKQSIIHSETCIQDASKTSVDMPKDAGI; encoded by the coding sequence ATGAATGACACCTTTGACTACATATTTGGCTATGCGCTAAGCACCGCCCTTGCGCGGTATTGGGTTAACCCAGACGGAAGCCAAGGCGGCATTGTTTCTATTGATGCCAAGATAGATGCTTCCGTCATGATCGGCAAAGACGCCGTGGTATTTCCTGATGCAAACATTGCTGAAAGAGCTTGTATCGCGGAAAAAGTCTGCATCGGCAATGCGGTACGCATTGGTAAGCATGCGATGATTGATCATGGTGCCAGCATCGGTGACAGGTCGAACATCGGTGAAAGATCTAGGATTTATCAAGATTCCTTCATCGGCGAAAATGCTGTCATTGCCGCAAGAGCTTGTATCGGTGAAAAAGTCTACATTGGAAATTTTGTAAGCCTTGCTAAGGATTCCATCATTGATGATGGTGTCAACATCGGTGAAAGGTCGAGCATTGGTGAAAGAACTAGGATTCGCCAAGGGTCGTTCATTCGTAAAGGTTGCGTCATCCGCCAACGTTCTGTGATTGCCAAACGTGCCTATATTGATGAAGGAGTCTATATCGGTAACGTGGTACGCATTGGTGAAGAATCAATGATCCATCGTAGAAGCCGTATCGGATCTGGTGCGCGTATTGGTGGATCAGTATGCATTGGTGTTTACTGTCGCATTGATGGTTCAGTACGCATTGGTCAGCACGCTGATATTGGCGAATGGGTCAACATTGATGGGCATGCCCGCATCGGCAATTTTGCCCGCATTGGTGAGTGGTCAAGAATTGGTGGGCGCGCCAACATTGCAGCTCACGTCGTCCTAGAAAAACAATCCATCATTCATAGTGAAACTTGCATCCAGGATGCTTCAAAAACTAGCGTTGATATGCCCAAGGATGCAGGGATATGA
- a CDS encoding EF-hand domain-containing protein yields the protein MILQGRFSRRRKILGAVMLVFLCWLGYTRYVGLAIAEGVQFKDMDWNGDGTVSRQEIAQAFYAVAVRHSQENQRHCVTYYWRRSGEQIRVECRTFLEKNN from the coding sequence ATGATTTTGCAGGGTCGCTTCAGTCGACGACGGAAGATCCTGGGTGCTGTCATGTTGGTGTTCCTATGTTGGTTGGGTTACACCCGATACGTTGGTTTAGCGATTGCTGAGGGCGTGCAGTTCAAGGATATGGATTGGAATGGTGATGGAACGGTGTCACGCCAGGAGATTGCGCAGGCGTTCTACGCGGTAGCAGTCAGGCACAGCCAAGAGAACCAGCGTCATTGTGTGACCTATTATTGGCGCCGCAGTGGGGAACAGATCCGGGTAGAGTGCCGTACTTTTCTGGAAAAAAATAATTAA
- a CDS encoding KdsC family phosphatase: MPYSPLNTLPADVIQRAKCIRLACFDVDGTLTDGRLYYDHVGHESKAFHVLDGQGLKQLEHCGIRVTLITALASLAAKKRAEDLGLPIKIGVQDKRLAVQTLAMESGIGMDAVLFMGDDLVDLPALLTVGLPVAPANAHPWIAERVAWQTRARGGEGAAREVCDVLLAAQDKVDALLRKFTP, encoded by the coding sequence ATGCCTTATTCCCCATTAAATACCCTGCCTGCCGATGTCATTCAACGTGCAAAATGCATCCGCTTAGCATGCTTTGACGTGGATGGCACACTCACTGACGGTCGTCTGTACTACGACCACGTCGGCCATGAAAGTAAGGCATTCCATGTGCTCGACGGTCAGGGTCTCAAACAATTAGAACACTGCGGCATCCGCGTCACCCTAATCACCGCACTAGCCAGCTTAGCCGCTAAAAAACGCGCCGAAGACCTAGGACTCCCGATAAAAATCGGCGTGCAAGACAAACGTTTAGCGGTACAAACACTGGCAATGGAATCAGGAATCGGTATGGACGCCGTGTTATTCATGGGCGATGACCTAGTCGATTTACCTGCCCTGCTCACAGTCGGTCTACCAGTGGCCCCGGCTAACGCACATCCGTGGATCGCAGAGAGGGTCGCTTGGCAGACCCGCGCCCGAGGAGGCGAGGGGGCCGCCCGGGAAGTCTGCGATGTGCTCCTGGCGGCACAAGACAAAGTCGACGCACTATTGCGAAAATTCACCCCATGA
- a CDS encoding KpsF/GutQ family sugar-phosphate isomerase, with the protein MAVSLLQHNHLSDTALIASARRVIEIEREALTLLNERIGAPFVAACRLILNSHGRVISTGMGKSGHIARKIAATLASTGTPAFFVHPGEAGHGDLGMITDSDVILALSYSGESDEVRMLLPVLKRQGNPIIAMTGRPQSTLAQAADVHLDVSVTTEACPLDLAPTSSTTTSLVIGDALAVALLDARGFTAEDFARSHPAGHLGRRLLLHITDVMHSGDDLPAVHEEATLSEALLEMTRKRLGMTAIVDNEGRLQGVFTDGDLRRALDSNIDVRNARINEVMTRHPKTINADQLAAEAARLMEANKINGLIVVDPQQRAVGALNIHDLLHAKIV; encoded by the coding sequence ATGGCTGTCTCATTACTCCAGCACAATCACCTCAGCGATACAGCGCTGATCGCAAGCGCAAGAAGGGTGATCGAGATTGAGCGTGAGGCGCTGACATTACTCAACGAACGGATAGGCGCACCATTTGTGGCAGCCTGTCGGCTGATTCTGAACTCGCACGGCCGCGTGATCAGCACTGGCATGGGCAAATCCGGACACATTGCACGCAAGATCGCTGCCACCTTGGCTTCAACGGGTACACCCGCATTTTTCGTACATCCCGGCGAAGCTGGGCATGGCGACCTTGGAATGATCACGGACAGCGATGTGATCCTGGCGTTGTCCTACTCAGGTGAATCAGACGAAGTACGGATGCTGCTTCCAGTCCTCAAGCGTCAAGGCAATCCAATCATTGCCATGACCGGCCGCCCCCAATCAACACTGGCACAGGCTGCCGATGTGCATCTGGATGTCAGTGTCACCACCGAAGCCTGCCCACTGGATCTAGCGCCAACCTCCAGCACAACCACTTCGCTAGTAATTGGCGACGCACTCGCAGTCGCACTATTGGATGCACGCGGCTTTACTGCGGAAGATTTTGCCCGCTCACACCCCGCTGGCCACCTAGGTCGACGCCTACTACTGCACATTACGGACGTGATGCACAGTGGTGATGACCTGCCAGCAGTACATGAGGAAGCCACACTGAGCGAGGCATTACTCGAGATGACTCGCAAACGTCTGGGCATGACTGCAATCGTTGACAACGAGGGCCGACTCCAGGGAGTGTTCACTGACGGCGACTTGCGCCGTGCTCTGGACAGCAACATTGATGTAAGAAACGCGCGCATCAACGAAGTCATGACCCGCCATCCCAAAACAATCAATGCCGACCAACTCGCGGCCGAAGCTGCACGATTGATGGAAGCCAATAAAATCAATGGTTTGATTGTGGTCGATCCGCAACAGCGTGCGGTAGGCGCCCTGAACATTCACGACCTGCTGCACGCCAAAATTGTTTAA
- the murA gene encoding UDP-N-acetylglucosamine 1-carboxyvinyltransferase, which yields MSKIVVAGGTPLYGDVRISGAKNAVLPILCATLLADAPVEISNVPYLHDVITMINLLRELGAGVTMNEGIEAKGRSITIDPRWVRQRVVPYDLVKTMRASVLLLGPLLACYGAAEVALPGGCAIGSRPVDQHIRGLQSLGAEITVENGYIKASVSQGRLKGGRFVFDVVSVTGTENLLMAAAVAQGTSVIENAAMEPEVVDLAECLITLGARVEGAGTPRIVVEGVERLNSGQYAVLPDRIETGTFLVATAMTGGRISMQQVRPQTLDAVLGKLTEAGACIEIGADSIRLDMQGRRPCSVNLTTAPYPGFPTDMQAQFMALNCVAEGVGVIKETIFENRFMHVDELLRLGAKIQIEGHTAIVQGVERLSGAPVMATDLRASASLILAGLVAEGETIIDRIYHLDRGYENIERKLGVLGASIRRMT from the coding sequence ATGTCAAAAATTGTAGTTGCTGGTGGTACCCCGCTATATGGGGATGTTCGGATTTCCGGTGCCAAGAATGCTGTCCTTCCTATTTTATGTGCCACGTTGCTCGCTGATGCGCCGGTGGAGATCAGCAACGTACCCTATCTGCATGACGTGATCACTATGATCAATTTGCTTCGTGAATTGGGTGCGGGTGTCACCATGAATGAAGGCATTGAGGCGAAAGGACGTTCGATTACGATTGATCCGCGCTGGGTACGTCAGCGCGTGGTGCCGTATGACTTGGTGAAGACCATGCGTGCTTCTGTGTTGCTGTTGGGTCCGTTATTGGCCTGCTATGGTGCCGCTGAAGTTGCACTTCCTGGGGGGTGTGCGATTGGTTCACGTCCGGTCGACCAGCACATCAGAGGATTGCAATCACTTGGTGCGGAGATCACGGTTGAGAATGGCTACATCAAGGCTTCTGTCAGTCAGGGTCGATTGAAGGGCGGTCGTTTCGTGTTCGACGTGGTGAGTGTGACAGGCACTGAGAACCTGTTGATGGCTGCAGCTGTGGCTCAGGGGACGAGCGTCATTGAGAATGCTGCGATGGAGCCGGAGGTTGTCGATTTAGCCGAGTGTTTGATCACTCTCGGTGCGCGTGTTGAGGGTGCTGGTACCCCACGTATCGTGGTCGAAGGGGTGGAAAGGTTAAATAGCGGGCAGTATGCAGTGTTACCTGACCGCATTGAGACGGGTACTTTTTTGGTGGCTACAGCGATGACGGGGGGGCGGATTAGTATGCAGCAGGTGCGCCCGCAGACTCTGGATGCGGTGCTGGGCAAACTGACCGAGGCCGGAGCGTGCATCGAAATAGGTGCAGATAGTATCCGTTTGGATATGCAGGGGCGGCGCCCATGTTCTGTTAATCTGACAACTGCACCTTATCCTGGGTTTCCCACTGATATGCAGGCTCAATTTATGGCGCTGAATTGTGTTGCAGAAGGTGTCGGTGTGATCAAAGAAACGATCTTTGAGAACCGTTTCATGCACGTTGATGAACTGTTACGGCTCGGCGCCAAAATTCAGATTGAGGGTCATACCGCGATTGTACAGGGTGTCGAGCGATTGAGCGGTGCACCGGTGATGGCGACTGACCTTCGCGCCTCGGCCTCATTGATTCTGGCTGGTTTGGTCGCGGAGGGGGAAACAATCATTGATCGCATTTACCACCTGGATCGTGGTTACGAAAACATTGAGAGAAAACTCGGAGTGCTGGGTGCATCAATCCGGCGTATGACATGA
- a CDS encoding DUF4224 domain-containing protein, which produces MHVEDRFLSLDSYVAPKCVRREMAMSETEFLTAEELVEITGYKNFAGQRKWLDKEGWCYVVNASRRPIVGRWFARLRLAGVSTHMATTDIRPLQQPKQSHYATEPNFAALHELAEKRKRKRVL; this is translated from the coding sequence ATGCATGTGGAAGACCGTTTTTTATCCCTGGATAGCTATGTAGCGCCCAAGTGCGTGAGACGTGAGATGGCTATGAGCGAAACAGAATTTCTGACCGCTGAAGAGTTGGTTGAAATCACAGGCTATAAGAACTTCGCCGGTCAGCGTAAATGGCTGGACAAAGAAGGATGGTGCTATGTGGTCAACGCCAGCCGACGCCCGATTGTGGGCCGCTGGTTTGCACGCTTGCGCTTGGCCGGGGTGTCTACGCACATGGCAACTACTGATATACGCCCACTACAACAGCCTAAACAGTCTCATTATGCTACAGAGCCTAATTTTGCTGCGCTACATGAGCTAGCAGAAAAAAGAAAAAGAAAGAGAGTTTTATGA